One Borreliella chilensis DNA window includes the following coding sequences:
- a CDS encoding ATP synthase subunit E (produces ATP from ADP in the presence of a proton gradient across the membrane; the E subunit is part of the catalytic core of the ATP synthase complex): protein MQFEVKDLINKIKKDGLEEAERVSNDIILKAKKEAEEIVFKAEEAARVLKAKSESEVNDYKSHALEASRQAIRDLIIGVEKNLKSLFENALRDNVVETFSDNNFLAELIIKVTDYWIKEEKLVIHLNESDFSSLEYILRLKLGNKLEQGIELKPFKGINKGFKIQKKNIGLYYDFSVDTIADILFDYLNPRFKEVVKVV, encoded by the coding sequence ATGCAGTTTGAAGTAAAGGACCTGATAAATAAAATTAAAAAAGATGGGCTTGAAGAAGCTGAGAGAGTATCTAATGATATTATCTTGAAAGCTAAAAAAGAGGCAGAAGAAATAGTTTTTAAAGCAGAAGAAGCTGCTAGAGTATTAAAAGCAAAATCAGAAAGCGAAGTTAATGATTATAAATCTCATGCGCTTGAAGCTTCTCGTCAGGCAATCAGAGATTTAATTATTGGTGTTGAAAAGAATCTTAAATCTCTTTTTGAAAATGCTTTAAGAGATAATGTGGTAGAAACTTTTAGTGATAATAATTTTTTAGCAGAGCTTATTATTAAAGTAACAGATTATTGGATTAAAGAGGAAAAATTAGTTATTCATTTAAATGAATCTGATTTTTCTAGCTTAGAATATATTTTAAGGCTAAAACTTGGTAATAAGCTTGAGCAAGGAATAGAGCTTAAGCCTTTTAAAGGTATAAACAAAGGTTTTAAGATTCAGAAAAAGAATATTGGTTTGTATTATGATTTTTCAGTGGATACTATTGCAGACATTCTTTTTGATTATCTTAATCCAAGATTTAAGGAAGTTGTAAAAGTGGTTTAG
- a CDS encoding ATP synthase subunit A, whose product METKGKVVGVNGNLVTIEVEGPVSMNEVLFVKTAGRNLKAEVIRVRGNEVDAQVFELTKGISVGDGVEFTDKLLTVELGPGLLTQVYDGLQNPLPELAIKCGFFLERGVYLRSLNKDKKWNFKKTSKVGDSVIAGDFLGFVVEGTIHHQIMVPFYKRDSYKIVELANDGDYSIDDQIAVIEDDSGMRHKITMSFHWPVKIPITNYKERLIPSEPMITQTRIIDTFFPVAKGGTFCIPGPFGAGKTVLQQVTSRNADVDVVIIAACGERAGEVVETLKEFPELIDPKTGKSLMDRTCIICNTSSMPVAAREASVYTAITIGEYYRQMGLDILLLADSTSRWAQAMREMSGRLEEIPGEEAFPAYLESVIASFYERAGIVVLNSGDIGSVTVGGSVSPAGGNFEEPVTQATLKVVGAFHGLTRERSDARKFPAISPLESWSKYKGVIDIKKTEYARSFLVKGNEINQMMKVVGEEGISNEDFLIYLKSELLDSCYLQQNSFDSVDAAVNSERQNYMFDIVYNILKSDFEFSDKLQARDFINELRQNLLDMNLSSFKEYKFNKLEHALSELVSSKKVI is encoded by the coding sequence ATGGAGACAAAAGGAAAAGTCGTTGGAGTAAATGGTAACTTAGTTACTATTGAGGTAGAAGGCCCAGTTTCTATGAATGAAGTTTTATTTGTAAAGACCGCTGGTCGAAATTTAAAAGCAGAAGTAATTCGTGTTAGAGGCAATGAAGTTGATGCACAAGTTTTTGAATTGACAAAAGGGATATCGGTTGGAGATGGGGTTGAATTTACAGATAAACTCTTAACAGTTGAATTGGGGCCCGGTCTTTTAACTCAAGTGTATGATGGGCTTCAAAATCCTTTGCCTGAGCTAGCTATTAAATGTGGATTCTTTTTAGAAAGGGGAGTGTATTTAAGATCCTTGAATAAAGATAAAAAATGGAATTTTAAAAAAACTTCCAAAGTTGGAGACAGTGTTATTGCGGGAGATTTTTTGGGTTTTGTGGTTGAAGGCACCATTCATCATCAAATAATGGTTCCATTTTATAAAAGAGATTCTTATAAAATTGTAGAGCTCGCAAATGATGGGGATTACTCGATTGATGACCAAATTGCTGTAATTGAAGATGATTCTGGTATGCGCCATAAGATTACTATGTCTTTTCATTGGCCTGTTAAAATCCCTATTACTAATTATAAAGAACGACTTATTCCTAGTGAGCCTATGATAACTCAAACTAGAATCATAGATACATTTTTTCCGGTTGCAAAAGGAGGAACTTTTTGTATCCCAGGTCCTTTTGGAGCTGGAAAAACAGTTCTTCAGCAGGTTACAAGTCGAAATGCTGATGTTGATGTGGTGATTATTGCAGCTTGTGGTGAAAGAGCAGGAGAAGTTGTAGAAACTCTTAAGGAATTTCCCGAACTTATAGATCCAAAAACCGGTAAATCTTTAATGGATAGAACTTGCATTATTTGTAACACGTCTTCAATGCCAGTTGCGGCTCGAGAAGCCTCAGTTTATACTGCGATTACTATTGGTGAGTATTATAGGCAGATGGGGCTTGATATCCTGCTTTTAGCAGATTCAACTTCAAGATGGGCACAAGCTATGAGGGAAATGTCTGGTCGACTTGAGGAGATTCCTGGTGAAGAGGCTTTTCCAGCTTATCTTGAATCTGTTATTGCTTCATTTTATGAAAGAGCAGGTATTGTAGTTCTTAATAGCGGTGACATTGGATCTGTAACAGTTGGTGGTTCTGTAAGTCCCGCTGGTGGTAATTTTGAAGAGCCAGTAACTCAAGCAACTTTAAAGGTTGTGGGAGCATTTCATGGGCTTACAAGGGAAAGATCTGATGCTAGAAAATTTCCAGCTATTAGCCCTCTTGAATCTTGGAGCAAATATAAAGGTGTCATTGACATTAAAAAGACAGAATATGCAAGATCTTTTTTGGTAAAGGGTAACGAAATCAATCAAATGATGAAAGTTGTTGGTGAAGAGGGAATAAGTAATGAGGATTTTTTAATTTATTTGAAATCTGAACTGCTTGATTCGTGTTATTTACAACAAAATTCATTTGATTCTGTTGATGCAGCTGTTAATTCAGAGCGTCAAAATTATATGTTTGATATAGTTTATAACATTCTTAAATCTGATTTTGAGTTTTCTGATAAGCTTCAAGCAAGAGATTTTATAAATGAATTAAGGCAAAATCTTTTAGATATGAATCTTTCTTCTTTTAAAGAATATAAGTTTAATAAATTGGAGCATGCTTTGAGTGAATTGGTAAGCTCTAAAAAGGTAATTTAG
- a CDS encoding ATP synthase subunit B (produces ATP from ADP in the presence of a proton gradient across the membrane; the B subunit is part of the catalytic core of the ATP synthase complex), which produces MKRVYSKIESIAGNVITVKAQGIKYGELAIVKAKDTSSLAEVIKLDREKVSLQVYGGTRGVSTSDEIKFLGHSMQVSFSDNLLGRIFDGSGNPRDGGPFLDDSLIEIGGPSANPAKRIVPRNMIRTGLPMIDVFNTLVESQKLPIFSVSGEPYNELLVRIALQAEVDLIILGGMGLKHDDYLTFKDSLEKGGALSRTIFFVHTANDSVVESLTVPDISLSVAEKFALKGKKVLVLLTDMTNFADAMKEISITMEQVPSNRGYPGDLYSQLAYRYEKAIDFEGAGSITILAVTTMPGDDVTHPVPDNTGYITEGQYYLKGGRIEPFGSLSRLKQMVNGKTRDDHRTIMDSMIKLYASSKESVEKKAMGFSMTKWDEKLLKYSNMFESKMMDLSVNIPLEEALDLGWDILASCFSPKETGIKTDLIEKYWPKKEAY; this is translated from the coding sequence ATGAAAAGAGTCTACAGCAAAATAGAGTCTATAGCAGGCAATGTAATAACTGTTAAAGCTCAAGGTATTAAGTATGGTGAGCTTGCTATTGTGAAGGCAAAAGACACAAGTTCTCTAGCTGAAGTAATTAAACTTGATAGAGAAAAAGTCTCTCTTCAAGTTTATGGTGGTACAAGGGGTGTTTCCACTTCAGATGAAATAAAATTTTTAGGGCATTCAATGCAAGTTTCATTTTCTGATAATTTGTTGGGCAGAATTTTTGATGGTTCTGGAAATCCTAGGGATGGGGGTCCTTTTCTTGATGATAGTTTGATTGAAATTGGGGGTCCTTCTGCCAATCCTGCAAAACGAATTGTTCCTAGAAATATGATAAGAACAGGTCTTCCAATGATAGATGTTTTTAATACTCTTGTTGAATCTCAAAAATTACCTATATTTTCGGTTTCTGGTGAACCTTATAATGAGCTTCTTGTAAGAATTGCGCTTCAAGCAGAGGTTGATTTGATAATTCTTGGTGGAATGGGGCTCAAGCATGATGATTATTTGACTTTTAAAGATTCTTTAGAAAAAGGAGGTGCTTTAAGTAGAACAATTTTTTTTGTTCATACCGCTAATGATTCTGTTGTTGAATCTTTAACTGTTCCTGATATTTCGCTTTCTGTTGCTGAAAAATTTGCTCTTAAGGGTAAAAAAGTTTTAGTTCTTCTTACGGATATGACAAATTTTGCTGATGCAATGAAAGAAATATCTATTACGATGGAACAAGTGCCTTCTAACAGAGGTTATCCTGGAGATTTATATTCTCAGCTTGCATATCGTTATGAGAAGGCGATTGATTTTGAAGGTGCAGGATCGATTACAATACTTGCAGTTACAACTATGCCAGGTGATGATGTTACTCATCCTGTTCCTGATAATACTGGGTATATTACAGAAGGTCAGTACTATTTAAAAGGTGGCAGAATAGAACCTTTTGGATCTCTTTCAAGACTTAAACAAATGGTAAATGGTAAAACTAGAGACGATCACAGGACTATAATGGATTCGATGATTAAGCTTTATGCATCTTCAAAGGAGTCTGTAGAAAAGAAGGCTATGGGGTTTAGTATGACTAAGTGGGATGAAAAATTACTCAAGTATAGCAATATGTTTGAAAGTAAGATGATGGATTTATCTGTTAATATTCCTTTGGAAGAGGCTTTGGATTTGGGTTGGGACATTCTTGCTAGTTGTTTTAGTCCAAAAGAAACAGGAATAAAAACAGATCTTATAGAAAAGTATTGGCCTAAGAAAGAGGCCTATTGA